Sequence from the Candidatus Poribacteria bacterium genome:
GACGTGATCGTCGTGGGAGATGATCTGGGCATGGAGACAGGCCCCCAGATATCGCCCCAGCTTTACAGGGAGATGGTCAAACCGAGGCAGGCGAAGCTCTACAGATACATAAAGGATCACTCCAACGCAAAGCTGTTCCTCCACTCGTGCGGTTCAGTCTATGAGCTTATCCCCGATTTCATCGAGATCGGCGTGGACATACTCAACCCCGTTCAGGTTGCCGCTAAGGACATGGATAGTGCCAGACTTAAAAGGGAGTTCGGGAGAGATCTGGTCTTCTGGGGCGGCGGATGCGATACACAGCATGTCCTCCCCTTTGGCACTCCCGATCAGGTCAGGGAGGAGGTCAAAAGGAGGATAGAGGATTTCGCCCCCGGCGGAGGATATGTCTTCAACCAGGTACATAACATCCAGATAGGAGTTCCACCTGAAAACATCGAGGCCATGTTCGAGGCGGCGATCGAGCTCGGCTCTTGATCCTAAACGTAGGGAACCTGAGATCAGCCCATCAGCCTCAGCCTATCTGGCTTTGAATGGGAACCTCCAAATGAGGTACAATACCTCACCAATCCACAAAAAATATATGGCTTGGACCGTTGTTACAACTTTATTGGAATCATCACATCTTTCCCAGGAGAAAGAGGAGAGGAGGGAGCTGGTGCAGATAGCAGGGTGTAATGAAGTTCTGAGATGGTCTGAGGTGTTAGACGGGCTGGTGGGTAAGGGGGAGGCCAAAGCAGCTTGATGCTTTGGGGGTGATGAGAGGATAAGAATATTGTAACCTTCAGCGATTCCTGGGGGATATGAACCATCCCTATTAGAAGCCAGAGAAAAATTTATTGATTTCAAAGGTGAATGGAATGTTTATAATGCTCTCACATGTGCTTAGAGAGGAAGATCCCGCCTTTGGACGGGAGGTCTCGCTGAAGATCCATCAAAGATCGTCCTTCGAGACGGGCGTATGTCAGACCTATCTGATTGAGTTTGGGAATCACGACGGAACCCATATCGACGCTCCCAACCATTTCAACCCCAATGGCAGGCCCATAGCTGATTTCTCACCGGATGAGCTGGTCTTCCGATCGCCCAAGGTGCTCGACATACCAAAGGAGGGGCCGTCGTTGATTGAGCTGGATGAGATCAAAGGGTTTGGCGACCTTTCAGGATACGATATGCTCCTCATCCGGACCGGATATGCTCGAATCCGCAGTAAAGATCCCCAGAAGTTCAGCCGTCGATCCCCTTGCCTCTCACCCGACGCCGCCAGTTTCATCGTCGAGGAACTCAAGGAGGTCAGATGTGTGGGCGTAGATTGCGTATCGGTCGGATCGCCCGCCTTCCCGGGGGAAAGCGTCCTGACACATCGTATCCTGACCGGATGCGAGGGCTACGGCTCAAGATACGTGCTGATCGTGGAGGATATGAATCTAGATCAGGATCTTTCGAGGCTGAAGAGGGTGATCGTCGTCCCCCTTTTCGTGGAGGGGGTCGACAGTATGCCCTGCACCGTGCTGGGTGAGGTGTAAGCTTTGAAGCGAACGAAGATCGTCTGCACGATAGGCCCTGCCAGCAATGATCTGGAGACCATCCAAAGGATGATCGAGAGCGGGATGAACGTCGCCCGGATAAACTTTTCACACGGCACCCATGAGGAACATCTGCTCCAGATGAGGGCCGTGAGGGAGGCTTCCAGAGCGACCGGCATCCCGATAGCGATAATGCAGGATTTATGCGGTCCGAAGATAAGGGTGGGCGAGATCGAAGGGACAATCGAGCTCAAGGTAGGAAGCCAGGTCATACTGAGCGGCGAGGATAAAGCTGAATCGCAGGGTCGAATACCGATAAGCCATCCCCAGCTCGCCGGAGATGTCAAAAGGGGAGATAGGATAATGCTCGCCGACGGCGAGATGGAGCTAAGGGTTCTGGATACCGACGGGATCGAGGTGCGATGTGAGGTGGTGGTCGGGGGCGAGCTGAGCTCTCACAAGGGGATAAATGTGCCGGGTGTCTCACTGAGCGTGCCATCCGTGACGGAGAAGGATATAAGAGACCTGAAGTTCGGATTGAAACACGGCGTCGATTGGGTCGCCGTCTCGTTCGTCCGATCCGCCGAGGATATCCTGAACGTTAAGGAGAGGATAGAGAGGAGCGGGATGGATGTGCACGTGATAGCGAAGATGGAGAAACACGAGGCGGTGGAGAGGATGGACGAGATAATCACAGTCTCCGACGGTGTGATGGTCGCTAGGGGAGATCTGGGTGTGGAGATACCGCTTAGCGATGTGCCGGTCGTTCAGAAGGAGATCATCCGCAAGGCGAACGGACAGGGGAAACCGGTCATCACGGCCACGCAGATGTTACAGAGCATGATCCAGCAGCCTTATCCGACGAGGGCGGAGGTGAGCGACATAGCCAATGCGATATTCGACGGGACGGATGCAGTGATGCTTTCGGGCGAGACGGCTATCGGGAGATTTCCCGTCAAATCGGTTGAGGTGATGGCAGAGGTGGCCTGTAAGGCTGAGGAGGCGATAGATTACGTCGGGATGATGGAGGAGCGGAGGATGACACCTGAGGAGGATGTGCCGGACGCCATAAGCCACGCTGCCTGTTACATCGCCTTGGATATCGGCGCAAAGGCCATCATCTGCTGCACCCGATCCGGTCAGACGGCCAGGCTCGTCGCGAAATATCGGCCCCACGCGCCGATAATCGTCGTCACGCCCAGGGAGACGACCCTGAGACGGCTGACGTTGATGTGGGGCGTGTATCCCTTCCTGATAGAGGAGATATCAGATACGGACCGGCTGATCGAAAGGGCCAAACAGGTCGCCCTTCGCTCCTGTATGGTCTCCAAAGGGGACAGGGTGGTGATCGTGGCCGGCCTTCCGACCGATATCCCCGGCACTACCAACGCCATCAAGGCCGATGTGCTTTAAACGGGGAAGAAGACGCTAAGAGGTTTGCGGACCTTCCGGTTGATGGGATTATAACCGATTACATAGAATTGGAAAGTATTTTAAGTAGCTTTAAGACTTCATCCAACAGCGGATATATGGCCGCTGTTGGCGCTGGGAATAAAGAGGGAATTGTGAGGTGAGGGATGTCAGCACGTATGATATTCCTCAGCTGCGATACGATGGTCGCCACCAGCGACGTAACCGCCGATGGTGTGACCATATTCGCCAAGAATTCCGATCGGGAGCCGAATGAGGCACATCAGGTGATCTATGTGCCGGCCGCGGACCATCCGCCCGATACCAATGTCCGTTGCACGTATATCGAAGTGCCCCAAGTGTCGCACACGTACGCGGTACTGCTGGCCAAACCGTTCTGGATTTGGGGCGCGGAGATGGGCGTCAACGAATACGGCCTTGCCATTGGCAATGAGGCGGTTTTCACCAAGGAGCCCTACAACAAAAAGGGCGGTCTGACAGGTATGGATCTGCTGCGCCTTGCGCTGGAACGCGCCAGGACAGCCATCGAGGCGGTCAACGTGATAACC
This genomic interval carries:
- the pyk gene encoding pyruvate kinase, with amino-acid sequence MKRTKIVCTIGPASNDLETIQRMIESGMNVARINFSHGTHEEHLLQMRAVREASRATGIPIAIMQDLCGPKIRVGEIEGTIELKVGSQVILSGEDKAESQGRIPISHPQLAGDVKRGDRIMLADGEMELRVLDTDGIEVRCEVVVGGELSSHKGINVPGVSLSVPSVTEKDIRDLKFGLKHGVDWVAVSFVRSAEDILNVKERIERSGMDVHVIAKMEKHEAVERMDEIITVSDGVMVARGDLGVEIPLSDVPVVQKEIIRKANGQGKPVITATQMLQSMIQQPYPTRAEVSDIANAIFDGTDAVMLSGETAIGRFPVKSVEVMAEVACKAEEAIDYVGMMEERRMTPEEDVPDAISHAACYIALDIGAKAIICCTRSGQTARLVAKYRPHAPIIVVTPRETTLRRLTLMWGVYPFLIEEISDTDRLIERAKQVALRSCMVSKGDRVVIVAGLPTDIPGTTNAIKADVL
- a CDS encoding cyclase family protein; the encoded protein is MFIMLSHVLREEDPAFGREVSLKIHQRSSFETGVCQTYLIEFGNHDGTHIDAPNHFNPNGRPIADFSPDELVFRSPKVLDIPKEGPSLIELDEIKGFGDLSGYDMLLIRTGYARIRSKDPQKFSRRSPCLSPDAASFIVEELKEVRCVGVDCVSVGSPAFPGESVLTHRILTGCEGYGSRYVLIVEDMNLDQDLSRLKRVIVVPLFVEGVDSMPCTVLGEV